The stretch of DNA GACTCCTCGAATCGACTGACGAAGCCGCCTACGAGGCGTTTCGTGCGAGCATTCCAGAAGACGAGTGGGACGCGGGTAGGACACCGTTCGCTCTCGGAACCACTGTTGGCCTGTTCGAGGACGACACGCTCGTCGCTGTGGCCGGATACAACGTGTGGGACGACTGCATCGCCCACATTTCAGTCGTGACGCACCCTGAGCACCGAAACGCAGGCAATGGGCGCGCAGTCGTTTCACGAGCCACCGAACAGGCGCTTGCTGCGGGACTCATCCCACAGTACCGCACACTCGACGAGTGGCCGTGGTCGGTTGCACTGGCTCAAAATCTTGGCTTCGAGCGATTCGCAACGTCGTATTTGGGTGTGGTCGAATAGGAACAGAAAGTTCGGACGAACTAGCACCGTTCGTTACAGATTTTCTCGATGATTCGCCCGGTTGAGAGCAACTCGCCCTCGAATTTTGTGTCTCGAATCGTCGCCCGGCGCACCTCACAGTCGATGCCGCGACCGGCGAGGGCGTCTGCAATCGCCGCCTCGTCGTGGTGTTGGTCGTGGCCGAGGACGATGATGTCCGGTTGAATCTCCTCGATTGGGACGAAGATGTCCTCTAAGTGCCCGAGGACGGCGTGGTCGACGCAGTTGAGTGCGGCAATCATGTCGCGGCGCTGTTCGTCGGGGAGAATGGGTTTCTGTTTGTGCGTCACGTTCGCCCGGCGGGCGATGATGACGTAGAGTTCGTCACCCATGGCCGCCGCTTCCTGCAAGTAGTGGAGGTGGCCGGGGTGGAGAATATCGAACGTACCCTGTGCAATTACCGTCGTCATTTGAGTTCCTTGTCGATGTCTTCCTGTGTGAAGTCGAAGAACGATTCGTCGGGGAGAGAAACGTCCAACACCGGGAGGTCGCGGCGGTTGCCCTCGCGGTCGAACGCTTTCCAGTCGTCGCGCCCGTATGGCGCGCCGACGATGATGTGTGCCTGGCCATTTCCGAAGGTTGCGAGGTCCGCGTCACTCGGCTTAATGACGCCGTTCGGGTGTGAGTGAACCGACCCGATGGATCGCATGTCGTTCGGAATCATGCTCGTCCGAACAGTCGCGCTCACGGAGTTCGATTTGGTGCCGGGGATGACGAGTACGTCGGTGATGACGACGCCTTCGTCGTCCAGCCCGAGGTCGGCCGCGCGTTCACCCCGCAGGAGGCCCATGTACTCGTTCGGGTGCGTCTCTCTCGACGCTTCGAGCACGAATTCGAGCGTCTCCTCGGCGATACCGAGAACCTCACTCGAACGGAATAGCCGCATGACGTTCACTCCGAGAGCGCGCCTTCTAAGCGTTCCGGAAGGGGTGCGCAGGCCGTTGCCGAGTGCCGTACACCTATCGGGTCGTGTGCGAAAGTACCACACATGGACTTTCGACTCACTGCAGACCAACGTTCGCTCCGCGACACCGTCCGCGCGTTCGCCACAGAGGAAATCGAACCGCGTGCTCGTGAGTTAGACCAACGGGATGAGTATCCCGCCGACATTCTCGCTGCGCTTGGTGACCAACGACTGACTGGCCTGACGCTCCCAGAGCAGTACGGCGGTCGAGGCGAGGGACTCGTCGAACTCTGTCTCGTGGTCGAAGAACTCGCCGCGGCGATGATGCCCGTTGCGAGCGCGCTTGCCCTCCACCTCGGGGTAGCCACAGTCATCGAACGCTTCGGGAGCGATGCGCTCAAAGACGACCTCCTGCCCAAGATGGCACGCTTCGAGACGGTCTGCGCGCTCGGCCTCAGCGAAGCGAACGCCGGAAGCGACAAACTGGCGATGGAGACGGAGGCGACACGAGACGGCGACGAGTGGGTCATCTCCGGGCACAAACAGTGGGTGACGAACTTCTTCGAAGCCGACTACGTGCTCACCTACGCGAAAACCGGCCCCGAAGAGGCGGCTCCCGAAAACATCAGTGCCTTCCTGATTCCGACTGACGAGTTTGAGGTCGAAACCGTCTGGGACACCCTCGGCGCGCGAAGCGTCCCTTCCCCGAAGGTCACGCTCGACGCGGTTCGCGTCCCCGACAGCCGCCGGGTTGGTGACGTTGGCATGGCCTACATCCAGCGAAAGACGGTCAACACCGGCGTCAACGTCCCTGCTCGTGGGGTTGGAATCGCCCGCGCCGCCCTCGAAAAGACGGTCGCCTACACGAGCGGCCGCGAGCAGTTTGGCGGCCCGCTCAGCGACTTCCAAGGACTCCGCTGGCGCGTCGGTGAGATGGCCACCCGCGTGGACACTGCCCGCCTGTTGACGCTTCGCGCGGCAGCCCGCGCCGACCGCGGCGACCCACTCAACGGCGCGATGCACATGGCGAAAATCCACGCCACCGAAACCGCCGTCGAAAACGCGAACGAAGCGATGCAGCTGCACGGCGGCCTCGGCTACACCACAGAGTGTCACGTAGAACGGTATCTCAGGGACGCAAAACTCCTCACAATCGCCGGCGGGCCGAACGAAGGTCACCGCGACGCGCTTGCGACAGCGGTGTACGATTCAGTGTAGTAGCCCACTCGCCTAGCCCCGCGTGCGAGAGAGACCGTTTGCAAAGCGTTAAACGGAGCAAAGCCAAACGGAAAATAAGAATGTCATCACCACCCGACGCCGGCGATTCTGCCGGAACAGGTTCTTCTGACCGGGTTGTTGTCTATGACCTCGCCGCGGAATGTACGCTTTCAGACGTCACCGCCGAGGAGTACTACCACGCAACCGTAAACGGGGTCGTCGATTACGGCATCTTCGTCGATATTTCAGACGACGTGTCCGGCCTCGTCCACGAATCACAGCTCAACGCAACGTACCAGGTCGGCGACGAACTCGTCGTCTACCTCACCGAAATCCGTGAGAACGGCGACCTGAGTTTCACCGTTGGCGACCTTCCAGAGTACGAAACGGTCACCGTCGCCCACGACTACGAGATTTCTGACGCTGACTCGCTCTCGCCGTCTTCGACCGACACGGTTCATTTAGAAGGCGAAGTCGTCCAAATCAAACAGACCGGCGGCCCAACTATCTTCCAGGTTCGCGACGAGACGGCCGTCGTGCCGTGTGCCGCGTTCGAGGAAGCCGGCGTTCGCGCCTATCCCGACATCGAAGTCGGCGACGTCGTTCGCGTCACGGGTGTCGTCGACTCGCGCGACGACGCCGTGCAGGTTGAAGCCTCCAACATCGACCACCTCGACGGCGAGGAAGCAGCGGAGGTCACCGCCCGTCTCGACGCCGCGCTCGACGAGCGCTCGCAGGTCGAAGACGTCGAACCGCTCATCGACTGGCCCGCATTCGAGAAGCTTCGCCCCGACTTAAAGCGCGTGGCGTCGCTGCTCCGCCGGACGGTGCTCGAAGGCCGCCCCATCAAGATGCGCCACCACGCAGACGGCGACGGCATGTGCGCAAGCGTGCCCGTCCAGTTGGCCATCGAACGGTTCATCGAGGAAACCCACCAAGACCCATCGGCCGCCCGCCACCTGCTCAAGCGTCTGCCGAGCAAGGCGCCGTTCTACGAGATGGAAGACGTCGTGCGCGACCTGAACTTCTCGCTCGAAGACCGCGCGCGCCACGGTCAGAAGCTCCCCCTCCTGCTCATGCTCGACAACGGCAGCACCGAGGAGGACATCCCGGCCTACCAGAACCTCGCCCACTACGACATCCCAATCGTCGTCGTTGACCACCACCACCCCGACCCTGAAGCGGTCGAACCGCTCGTCGAGGAGCACGTCAACCCATACATGCACGACGAGGACTACCGCATCACGACGGGCATGATGTGTGTCGAACTCGCCCGGATGATTTACCCGGGCATCAAAGACGAACTCAATCACGTTCCTGCTGTCGCCGGTCTCACCGACCGCTCGAAAGCCGAGGTGATGGACCAGTACATCGCCCTCGCCGAGGCAGAAGGCTACTCCGAGGAAGACCTCTGGGACATCGGTGAAGCCCTCGACTACGAGGCTTACTGGCTCAAGTACAACGACGGTCGTGACCTCATCAACGACATCCTCAACGTCGATTGCGACGACGAAGAGCGCCACCGGAAACTCGTCTCGTTCCTCTCCTCGCGCGCAGAGCGCGACGTAGAGAAGCAACTCGACTCGGTGATGCCACACGTCGAACACGAAGTGCTCGACAACGATGCCCACCTCTACCGCATCGACTTAGAGCGCCACGCCCACCGCTTTACCTACCCGGCACCCGGGAAGACCACGGGCGAAATCCACGACCGCAAGGTCAAAGAGACGGGCGAGTCGGTCATCACCATCGGCTACGGGCCCGACTTCTCCGTGCTCCGCTCTGACGGTGTCCGTCTCGACATCCCGAACATGGTCCAAGAACTCCAAACGGAGGTCAAAGGCGGCGGCGTCAGCGGTGGCGGCCACCTCGTCGTCGGTTCGATCAAGTTCGTCAAAGGCATGCGCGAAGAAGTGCTCGACGCGCTCGTCGAGAAGATGGCAGCCGCGGAAATCGACGAAGAACTCCGCAGCACCGTCGCTACCCACGACTAAGCCTCGAAGCGGATTTTTCTCCCCGCTGCTCCCGCGCCGAGTGCCGACAGGGTAACCGCTGCAACCATACCACCCGAGAGTCGCCACGAACCGCCGCGCCAGTCTGCGTCGAATACGTCCGAGTAATACGCGCCAACGTCGCTTCCGTGGAGGACAACGACGACCTCTCGATTCTCGCGCAGCGCGTGGTCGTTCCAG from Haladaptatus sp. ZSTT2 encodes:
- a CDS encoding DHH family phosphoesterase, which gives rise to MSSPPDAGDSAGTGSSDRVVVYDLAAECTLSDVTAEEYYHATVNGVVDYGIFVDISDDVSGLVHESQLNATYQVGDELVVYLTEIRENGDLSFTVGDLPEYETVTVAHDYEISDADSLSPSSTDTVHLEGEVVQIKQTGGPTIFQVRDETAVVPCAAFEEAGVRAYPDIEVGDVVRVTGVVDSRDDAVQVEASNIDHLDGEEAAEVTARLDAALDERSQVEDVEPLIDWPAFEKLRPDLKRVASLLRRTVLEGRPIKMRHHADGDGMCASVPVQLAIERFIEETHQDPSAARHLLKRLPSKAPFYEMEDVVRDLNFSLEDRARHGQKLPLLLMLDNGSTEEDIPAYQNLAHYDIPIVVVDHHHPDPEAVEPLVEEHVNPYMHDEDYRITTGMMCVELARMIYPGIKDELNHVPAVAGLTDRSKAEVMDQYIALAEAEGYSEEDLWDIGEALDYEAYWLKYNDGRDLINDILNVDCDDEERHRKLVSFLSSRAERDVEKQLDSVMPHVEHEVLDNDAHLYRIDLERHAHRFTYPAPGKTTGEIHDRKVKETGESVITIGYGPDFSVLRSDGVRLDIPNMVQELQTEVKGGGVSGGGHLVVGSIKFVKGMREEVLDALVEKMAAAEIDEELRSTVATHD
- a CDS encoding Mov34/MPN/PAD-1 family protein, encoding MRLFRSSEVLGIAEETLEFVLEASRETHPNEYMGLLRGERAADLGLDDEGVVITDVLVIPGTKSNSVSATVRTSMIPNDMRSIGSVHSHPNGVIKPSDADLATFGNGQAHIIVGAPYGRDDWKAFDREGNRRDLPVLDVSLPDESFFDFTQEDIDKELK
- a CDS encoding acyl-CoA dehydrogenase family protein: MDFRLTADQRSLRDTVRAFATEEIEPRARELDQRDEYPADILAALGDQRLTGLTLPEQYGGRGEGLVELCLVVEELAAAMMPVASALALHLGVATVIERFGSDALKDDLLPKMARFETVCALGLSEANAGSDKLAMETEATRDGDEWVISGHKQWVTNFFEADYVLTYAKTGPEEAAPENISAFLIPTDEFEVETVWDTLGARSVPSPKVTLDAVRVPDSRRVGDVGMAYIQRKTVNTGVNVPARGVGIARAALEKTVAYTSGREQFGGPLSDFQGLRWRVGEMATRVDTARLLTLRAAARADRGDPLNGAMHMAKIHATETAVENANEAMQLHGGLGYTTECHVERYLRDAKLLTIAGGPNEGHRDALATAVYDSV
- a CDS encoding GNAT family N-acetyltransferase, whose amino-acid sequence is MSAFEKAGLAIGTAEERGVHLFRHGEALVVTAPSPHLEAVEHNVSALAALYFDSRDAISDWFDGFVSLEELLAPAFYGYTDSEGFATVNSAARLLESTDEAAYEAFRASIPEDEWDAGRTPFALGTTVGLFEDDTLVAVAGYNVWDDCIAHISVVTHPEHRNAGNGRAVVSRATEQALAAGLIPQYRTLDEWPWSVALAQNLGFERFATSYLGVVE
- a CDS encoding adenylyltransferase/cytidyltransferase family protein, with translation MTTVIAQGTFDILHPGHLHYLQEAAAMGDELYVIIARRANVTHKQKPILPDEQRRDMIAALNCVDHAVLGHLEDIFVPIEEIQPDIIVLGHDQHHDEAAIADALAGRGIDCEVRRATIRDTKFEGELLSTGRIIEKICNERC